Proteins encoded within one genomic window of Corvus hawaiiensis isolate bCorHaw1 chromosome 9, bCorHaw1.pri.cur, whole genome shotgun sequence:
- the CPT2 gene encoding carnitine O-palmitoyltransferase 2, mitochondrial codes for MAARQLLRAAPGRRRYSGAGAAEFLHRSIVPTMHYQKSLPRLPVPKLEDTITRYLNAQKPLLNDDQFRKTEELAHAFEKGIGRELHEQLVAQDNQNKHTSYITGPWFDMYLKAREPVVLNFNAFMSFNPDPKPEYNDQLIRATNMTVSAIRFMKTFRAGYLEPEVFHLNPEKSDTEIFKKIIRFVPSSISWFGAYMVNAYPLDMSQYFRLFNSTRLPKLNKDELYTDEKAKHLLVLRNGNFYVFDVIDRDGNMLKPSEIQAHLKYILSDNSPAPAFPLGYLSSENRDTWALLRKNLLENGNEEALQKVDSAMFCLSLDDFPVKDFVHVSHTMLHGDAANRWYDKSFNLIITKDGTAGINFEHSWGDGVAVLRFQNEVFKDSTTTPAISPQSQPASVDSSRAVQKLDFKLNDALKAGITKAKQKFDATVESLSLNLIQFQEGGKELLKQKKVSPDAVAQLAFQMAFLRQYDQTVATYESCSTAAFKHGRTETIRPATVHTKKCSEAFVKELSKHSTEELQKLIVECSKYHGRLTKEAAMGQGFDRHLFSLRYLALSKGLPLPDFYQDQAYARLNHNIISTSTLVSPAVQLGGFGPVVADGFGVGYQVHDDWIGCNVSSYPARNGKEFLQCIHKSLEDIFNVLKGKKIGS; via the exons ATGGCGGCGCGGCAGCTGCtgcgggcggccccggggcggcgCCGCTACAGCGGCGCGGGCGCCGCCGAGTTCCTGCACCGCAGCATCGTGCCCACCATGCACTACCAGAAGAGCCTGCCCAG ACTGCCAGTTCCCAAGCTAGAAGATACAATTACGAGATACCTGAATGCCCAGAAACCTCTTTTAAATGATGACCAGTTCAG GAAAACTGAGGAACTCGCTCATGCCTTTGAAAAGGGAATTGGAAGAGAGCTGCATGAACAACTGGTTGCTCAAGACAATCAGAACAAACATACAAGTTACATCACAG GTCCCTGGTTTGACATGTATCTAAAAGCACGTGAGCCTgttgttttgaattttaatgcatttatgTCTTTTAATCCTGATCCGAAACCGGAATACAACGATCAGCTCATACGAGCTACGAACATGACTGTTTCTGCCATACGTTTTATGAAGACCTTCAGGGCTGGTTACCTTGAACCAGAGGTTTTTCACCTCAATCCAGAAAAAAGTGACACtgagatctttaaaaaaattatccgGTTTGTGCCTTCTTCAATTTCTTGGTTTGGTGCCTACATGGTCAATGCTTACCCTCTAGATATGTCCCAGTACTTCAGGCTTTTCAATTCTACACGGCTTCCTAAGCTCAACAAAGATGAGCTTTATACAGATGAAAAGGCAAAACATTTGCTAGTGTtgagaaatggaaatttttacGTGTTTGATGTTATTGATAGAGATGGAAACATGCTGAAACCTTCAGAAATACAAGCACACTTGAAATACATCCTTAGTGACAACAGTCCGGCCCCGGCCTTCCCTCTTGGCTACCTCTCCAGTGAAAACCGAGATACATGGGCATTGCTGAGGAAGAATCTACTGGAAAACGGCAATGAAGAAGCTCTTCAAAAAGTAGACTCTGCCATGTTTTGTTTAAGTTTAGATGATTTTCCTGTTAAAGACTTTGTGCACGTGTCCCACACTATGTTGCATGGAGATGCTGCAAACCGCTGGTATGACAAATCCTTTAATCTTATCATAACTAAGGATGGCActgcaggaattaattttgaacATTCCTGGGGAGATGGTGTGGCTGTGCTCAGGTTCCAGAATGAGGTTTTTAAAGATAGCACCACCACACCAGCCATCAGCCCCCAGTCCCAGCCTGCTTCAGTTGACTCTTCTAGAGCAGTGCAGAAACTTGACTTTAAGCTGAATGATGCCTTAAAAGCAGGGATTACCAAAGCCAAACAGAAGTTTGATGCCACTGTAGAATCACTTTCTCTTAACCTAATTCAGTTCCAAGAAGGGGGCAAGGAGCTTCTAAAGCAGAAGAAGGTGAGTCCAGATGCTGTGGCTCAGCTGGCCTTCCAGATGGCTTTCCTTCGCCAGTACGACCAGACCGTTGCTACGTACGAGtcttgcagcactgcagctttcAAACACGGCCGTACAGAAACCATACGTCCTGCCACTGTCCATACAAAGAAATGCTCAGAAGCCTTTGTCAAGGAACTctccaaacacagcacagaagagCTGCAGAAGTTGATAGTGGAGTGCTCCAAGTACCATGGCCGTTTGACAAAAGAGGCTGCTATGG gCCAGGGGTTTGACCGGCATCTCTTCAGCCTGCGCTATTTAGCCTTATCCAAGGGGCTGCCACTGCCGGATTTCTATCAAGACCAAGCCTACGCTCGCCTTAATCACAACATCATTTCTACCAGCACCTTGGTGAGCCCAGCTGTGCAGTTAGGAGGGTTTGGCCCCGTGGTGGCTGATGGCTTTGGAGTAGGGTATCAGGTACATGACGACTGGATAGGTTGTAATGTTTCCTCTTACCCAGCTAGGAATGGTAAAGAATTCCTTCAGTGTATACACAAGTCACTAGAAGATATCTTTAATGTTTTAAAGGGGAAGAAAATTGGTAGTTAG
- the CZIB gene encoding CXXC motif containing zinc binding protein isoform X4: MGLKCGNCGEVSEKWQYLRLMDSAPLKGGRGSATMVQKCKLCSRENSIDILSQTIKPYNAEDSEKFKTIVEFECRGLEPVDFQPQAGFAAEGAESGTPFNDINLLEKDWNDYDEKTKESVGIYEVTHKFVKC, encoded by the exons ATGGGG CTGAAATGTGGGAACTGCGGTGAAGTCTCGGAGAAGTGGCAGTACCTGCGGCTGATG GACAGTGCTCCCCTGAAAGGCGGCCGAGGAAGCGCCACTATGGTGCAGAAGTGCAAGCTGTGCTCCAGGGAGAACTCCATCG ataTTTTAAGTCAGACAATCAAGCCTTACAAT GCTGAAGACAGCGAGAAGTTCAAAACAATTGTGGAGTTTGAATGCCGAGGTCTGGAACCAGTTGACTTTCAACCACAG GCAGGGTTTGCTGCTgaaggtgcagaatctggcacacCTTTCAATGACATAAACTTGTTAGAAAAG GATTGGAACGACTATgatgaaaaaacaaaggaatcTGTTGGAATCTATGAAGTTACCCATAAATTTGTAAAATGCTGA
- the CZIB gene encoding CXXC motif containing zinc binding protein isoform X2: MGRIGLQLRATLENITRLRAEGQDFRWYLKDSAPLKGGRGSATMVQKCKLCSRENSIDILSQTIKPYNAEDSEKFKTIVEFECRGLEPVDFQPQAGFAAEGAESGTPFNDINLLEKDWNDYDEKTKESVGIYEVTHKFVKC; this comes from the exons ATGGGG AGGATCGGGCTGCAGCTCCGCGCCACGCTGGAGAACATCACCCGGCTGCGGGCCGAGGGCCAGGACTTCCGATGGTACCTCAAG GACAGTGCTCCCCTGAAAGGCGGCCGAGGAAGCGCCACTATGGTGCAGAAGTGCAAGCTGTGCTCCAGGGAGAACTCCATCG ataTTTTAAGTCAGACAATCAAGCCTTACAAT GCTGAAGACAGCGAGAAGTTCAAAACAATTGTGGAGTTTGAATGCCGAGGTCTGGAACCAGTTGACTTTCAACCACAG GCAGGGTTTGCTGCTgaaggtgcagaatctggcacacCTTTCAATGACATAAACTTGTTAGAAAAG GATTGGAACGACTATgatgaaaaaacaaaggaatcTGTTGGAATCTATGAAGTTACCCATAAATTTGTAAAATGCTGA
- the CZIB gene encoding CXXC motif containing zinc binding protein isoform X1, which yields MGRIGLQLRATLENITRLRAEGQDFRWYLKLKCGNCGEVSEKWQYLRLMDSAPLKGGRGSATMVQKCKLCSRENSIDILSQTIKPYNAEDSEKFKTIVEFECRGLEPVDFQPQAGFAAEGAESGTPFNDINLLEKDWNDYDEKTKESVGIYEVTHKFVKC from the exons ATGGGG AGGATCGGGCTGCAGCTCCGCGCCACGCTGGAGAACATCACCCGGCTGCGGGCCGAGGGCCAGGACTTCCGATGGTACCTCAAG CTGAAATGTGGGAACTGCGGTGAAGTCTCGGAGAAGTGGCAGTACCTGCGGCTGATG GACAGTGCTCCCCTGAAAGGCGGCCGAGGAAGCGCCACTATGGTGCAGAAGTGCAAGCTGTGCTCCAGGGAGAACTCCATCG ataTTTTAAGTCAGACAATCAAGCCTTACAAT GCTGAAGACAGCGAGAAGTTCAAAACAATTGTGGAGTTTGAATGCCGAGGTCTGGAACCAGTTGACTTTCAACCACAG GCAGGGTTTGCTGCTgaaggtgcagaatctggcacacCTTTCAATGACATAAACTTGTTAGAAAAG GATTGGAACGACTATgatgaaaaaacaaaggaatcTGTTGGAATCTATGAAGTTACCCATAAATTTGTAAAATGCTGA
- the CZIB gene encoding CXXC motif containing zinc binding protein isoform X3, with amino-acid sequence MGRIGLQLRATLENITRLRAEGQDFRWYLKLKCGNCGEVSEKWQYLRLMDSAPLKGGRGSATMVQKCKLCSRENSIDILSQTIKPYNAEDSEKFKTIVEFECRGLEPVDFQPQDWNDYDEKTKESVGIYEVTHKFVKC; translated from the exons ATGGGG AGGATCGGGCTGCAGCTCCGCGCCACGCTGGAGAACATCACCCGGCTGCGGGCCGAGGGCCAGGACTTCCGATGGTACCTCAAG CTGAAATGTGGGAACTGCGGTGAAGTCTCGGAGAAGTGGCAGTACCTGCGGCTGATG GACAGTGCTCCCCTGAAAGGCGGCCGAGGAAGCGCCACTATGGTGCAGAAGTGCAAGCTGTGCTCCAGGGAGAACTCCATCG ataTTTTAAGTCAGACAATCAAGCCTTACAAT GCTGAAGACAGCGAGAAGTTCAAAACAATTGTGGAGTTTGAATGCCGAGGTCTGGAACCAGTTGACTTTCAACCACAG GATTGGAACGACTATgatgaaaaaacaaaggaatcTGTTGGAATCTATGAAGTTACCCATAAATTTGTAAAATGCTGA